Below is a genomic region from Botrytis cinerea B05.10 chromosome 2, complete sequence.
TTGGTGCCTCCGAGAAGTTATCGATTCTGCTTGCAATACTGCACTTGTTGGCCAAAAATCTGGAGATACGTCCCTTGTTCTTTGCACCTGCACGACCAATGAAGCTGGAGTGGTAGATCAATCCATATTTAGGTGTGTTACCCTTGGTCTTGAGTGCTCTGAACAAGGCCTTCTCAGCGCCGAGAATTTGGACAGTGGAGGCTGggtattttgaaagattggtAAGGGAACCGGCGTGAGAGATGAGTCTGGCGGCAACAACTTCACCAATCAAAGCGGCCAAGTTAGGTGCAACAATCGCCATTTTATCGGTCAAGTATTGGAAAAGGGACCTTCTGTATTCGGCGAGCTTGACAACACGGTTTGCAAATGCGGAAACATTCTCCATATCGTTGACTGAGATATCTTGACCCATAGAAACCTTTGCAGCATCAATGATCGATTGCGCCTTATCTCCATCATCGTCAACAAGGGCGGCAATGTCGTGTAAATCTTCGTCGGTCAAGTTCTTCTTGTTACCAATTGCCAAAGCAAGTTTGGCATATGTGTGATTATCCGAGACGAGTCGGACAAGTTCTGGGAAGTGCCATCCGTACCATTCACGGACACGCATGGAGAAAGTGTTGACGGCCTTGTCGAGATGATCCAAAGTAGCGATAGCTTGAATAATGTGGTTATCGTTCTTCTGGACTGAGAACTTAACCTTAGCGCGCGAATATGCGTGTCCAAGACCCAATTGAGCTCTCTCGACATCACCCTCTTGTAAACCCTTCAACAACTTTGGGGCGTGTAATCGCAATCCTCTGAGCAAG
It encodes:
- the Bcnop56 gene encoding Bcnop56, with translation MSAVDYLLHESATGFAIFQVVHQADTIGNRLKEVQDAGQDLAKFGKMVKLVNFAPYRNAAEALENINMISEGVLSDYLKSNLELNMPKPSKKKKTILGVSDKTLAGSIKEEFPGVSCETGETSEVVADLLRGLRLHAPKLLKGLQEGDVERAQLGLGHAYSRAKVKFSVQKNDNHIIQAIATLDHLDKAVNTFSMRVREWYGWHFPELVRLVSDNHTYAKLALAIGNKKNLTDEDLHDIAALVDDDGDKAQSIIDAAKVSMGQDISVNDMENVSAFANRVVKLAEYRRSLFQYLTDKMAIVAPNLAALIGEVVAARLISHAGSLTNLSKYPASTVQILGAEKALFRALKTKGNTPKYGLIYHSSFIGRAGAKNKGRISRFLANKCSIASRIDNFSEAPTNKFGEALRAQVEERLDFYATGTAPTKNQDAMKKAMDAVLGDINVEDPTAEDTEMADIAPTSVSKQEKKSKDKKEKKDKSEKSEKKDKKRRHSEANGEEEGEKKKKKKSKAE